A stretch of Besnoitia besnoiti strain Bb-Ger1 chromosome V, whole genome shotgun sequence DNA encodes these proteins:
- a CDS encoding hypothetical protein (encoded by transcript BESB_059810) has product MSQPAPEGRSGPAARTPVNPLGAPLASAAALLQSLQLQASGTAEANERVERLYAPAAHATLPAFRPVSAAAPMGPLAPPQAVPVVAGGLRSVPEATPAGGRPPGIGTSASPAVAARPVGAARPAELNRPNSLESTAFLPSAQAPDGPPAASPGGSAGVRPLNTARQFFSPAVAKTSDLSSLLPAILPQVAAAAQGCGAEGTAPVSASPGAMGGLPAAVPVGAGAAAPAGALFKPPTVPAALNSAAVELLGNVHGRLFASALLGPNLLDPSTLSSSLRQNPGVSLSPSSLASAGTAAGVSSLLPERAGLSDVHGAGGASKAQSPPAVLSPHGTAEGGVGASPASSARRTSTLEALSHTPARCAAAAAGGSPAPLPLSGPPRAAADAPQTPAPGKQASVAEQVDKDGNGVPRSAASVQPKTTETNRPPAASMPTESPSAGGAVSSQGTGVSAGRSVVPPSPQPSPLAGQPLLAAASLVQRFLAPGPSASSSASSSLSTPVAAAAPQAVLGASAATAPAGAETRSAQEQLSPAAAAARPLSLPRGASLASSAGASPPRGSGAPWAAPPSPSSGSHTVSVASSSRAVSACPAPSSAACAASPPASSPASSPASSLAGASSASSLPASLSSSAALPQTARASAASPLEATAEAAENVRAVPTALPAISSRSLASLERDRAQGTLWGRTREEYLALQRSLPPGLSVYEATAEPRSIQDSARLDQRTTLGDSELRCDLSCPICMGIFQNVVVVKDCLHRFCADCIEKCVRTGLRECPQCRIHVASRRALRPDPTFERILNKLFPDVRAFEEKHAELITLSNWRMRTPGARLLGSAAPAVGGCRSASDRLDADDDERNDDADGDARGGRGDARRGHDDEEEDDEDEDEEDDENGGGDRDRDEASRDNSDDSDALYQSRRSRRKHRRLQQDNLKMGRRQTLSGTKSLSRSMSSSLQSRLLSSGLLSNPPASGAGSGAGSVFSSLLRLRSEPLPPFVGADGRLVTAQGNALPTLSSSLSSLSSLSTDLLACKAAAKGSPFSFAGRGDGTHASPFRRFSDEAAPGLSASFAGGGAGNMRAFLRLQRQALRRKRQEIDAQLARVATDGCLHFELLPDPSLSRLPFLPRRRLSTSTGGNITVLQLARYVATQLAECTLMDSDAATYGGLVSAPDTKAASSDSSSSKASTGASVVPPGAGHSSGIASTANAISGGCAATAGGSAPEDAASSRSSSSSAGSVVANRRREGDASQVRRADERESPVNNGAAGASVAAQHPPSGVSDGLQIRFYTKEHRKPFSPSVTLAAVHQWSRALSMQVLVLYYTTRAYGDASGGVLRGTRGYVVDVWGPAQKSEAPVSAGRTEERSVGVPAGGDVHATRKRRSSSAETAGGEGAEETKRTKLESGARPVSATSDAKGEGRHMAALIPGEEAATKMASEGTDAAVKGRGGNLYEGEEAPKERATGSAEEHSDAGGGESAAEPIGRVAPLEKTSGGGPVKSSPEASGSLATGQPVTPATGAVTVQSRDNPGVSLISHSLSTSTSSPAPTLSSVSLSAYSSPAPVSAASFCTPSSSSVSQVVS; this is encoded by the coding sequence ATgtcgcagccggcgccggaggGGCGGAGCGGACCCGCGGCGCGTACGCCCGTGAACCCCCTCGGGGCTCCActggcgtctgctgcagcgcttcTTCAGAGTCTGCAGCTGCAAGCCAGTGGGACAGCTGAGGCCAACGAGAGAGTGGAGCGCTTGTATGCGCCCGCAGCCCACGCCACTCTTCCCGCCTTCcggcctgtctccgctgcagcgcccaTGGGGCCTCTCGCCCCCCCGCAGGCGGTACCTGTAGTGGCTGGCGGGCTCAGGTCCGTtccagaggcgacgcccgctGGAGGCAGGCCGCCTGGAATCGGCacgagcgcctcgcctgcggtcgcggcgaggcctgtGGGCGCGGCAAGGCCTGCAGAGCTCAATCGCCCAAACAGCCTCGAAAGCACTGCATTTCTAccctcggcgcaggcgcccgacggtcctcctgcggcctcgcctggaGGCTCTGCGGGGGTGCGTCCTCTGAACACGGCGCGGCAGTTCTTCAGTCCAGCTGTGGCGAAAACCTCAGACTTATCAAGCCTGTTACCGGCGATTTTGCCCcaggtggcggcggcggcgcagggatgcggcgcggaagggactgcgcctgtctcggcgtcgcctggtGCGATGGGAGGCCTGCCCGCAGCGGTCCCCGTAGGCGCGGGGGCTGCAgcccctgccggcgcgcTTTTCAAGCCTCCCACAgtgcccgcggcgctgaaTTCCGCGGCAGTCGAGCTGCTTGGAAATGTCCACGGCCGGCTTTTCGCGTCCGCGCTTCTCGGCCCGAATCTTCTCGACCCAAGCACGCTGtcgtcctctctgcggcagaaccccggcgtctcgctctcgccctcctctctggcctctgcggggacggcagccggcgtctcttctctgcttcctgaGCGCGCGGGTTTGTCAGACGTAcacggcgcaggcggcgcttcgaAGGCCCAGAGCCCCCCAGCGGTGCTCTCGCCACACgggacggcggagggcggcgtaGGTGCTTCCCCCGCGTCTTCAGCGAGGCGCACTTCGAcgctcgaggcgctgagCCACACCCCTGCGCGttgtgctgctgcagccgcaggaggcagtcccgcgcctctgccgctcaGTGGACCTCCGCGGGCCgctgccgacgcgccgcagacgccggcacCAGGGAAGCAGGCTAGTGTGGCGGAGCAAGTGGACAAAGACGGGAATGGCGTCCCacgctctgccgcctcggTTCAACCcaagacgacggagacgaacaggcctcctgcggcgtcgaTGCCAACAGAATCGCcaagcgcgggcggcgcggtcTCGTCTCAGGGGACGGGGGTCTCCGCGGGGAGGTCGGTTGTGCCGCCTTCCCcgcagccgtcgcctctggcgggACAGCCTCTTctggccgcagcctcgctcgTGCAGCGGTTCCTTGCTCCAGGCccttcggcgtcctcctctgcgtcgtcttcactCTCAACTcccgtcgcggctgcggccccCCAAGCTGTTCTGGGCGCatccgccgccaccgccccGGCGGGTGCGGAGACTCGCTCCGCGCAGGAGCAGTTgtctcctgcggctgcggcggctcgccctcTGTCCCTCCCTCGAGGGGCGTCGTTGGcgtcttctgcaggcgcatcGCCTCCACGGGGGTCAGGGGCGccctgggcggcgccgccctccccgaGCAGCGGGTCCCACACAGtgtctgtcgcctcttcttcgcgcgctgtTTCGGCTTGTCCGGcaccctcctccgccgcgtgcgcggcgtcccccccagcgtcttcgcccgcgtcttcgcccgcgtcttcgctggcCGGGGCCTCATCTGCGTCGTCCCTGCCGGCGTCACTGtcttcgtcggcggcgtTGCCGCAGActgctcgcgcctccgcggcgtcgcctctggaAGCTACCGCGGAGGCTGCTGAGAATGTGCGGGCGGTGCCGACGGCGCTGCCTGCAATTAGTTCGCGGAGTTTGGCCTCGTTGGAGCGCGACAGAGCGCAGGGGACGCTGTGGGggcgcacgcgagaggagTACTTGGCGCTCCAGCGATCCCTGCCGCCGGGGCTCTCGGTCTACGAAGCGACCGCCGAGCCTCGCAGCATCCAGGACAGCGCGCGTCTCGACCAGCGGACGACTCTGGGGGACAGTGAACTGCGGTGCGACTTGAGTTGCCCCATTTGCATGGGCATCTTCCAAAACGTTGTCGTGGTGAAGGACTGTCTCCACCGTTTCTGTGCGGACTGCATTGAGAAGTGCGTGCGCACGGGGCTCCGCGAGTGTCCCCAGTGTCGCATTCATGTCGCGAgtcggcgcgccctccgtcCAGACCCGACTTTCGAGCGGATTCTCAACAAGCTGTTCCCCGACGTTCGCGCCTTCGAAGAGAAGCACGCGGAGCTGATTACCCTGTCGAactggcgcatgcgcacgccaggggcgcgcctgctcggATCCGCTGCACCTGCAGTGGGAGGCTGCCGAAGCGCTTCCGACCGCCTCGatgcggacgacgacgagaggaACGATGACGCAGACGGTGACGCgcggggagggcgaggagacgccaggCGAGGtcacgacgacgaggaggaagacgacgaagacgaggacgaagaggacgacgaaaaCGGCGGGGGCGACCGTGATCGAGACGAAGCTAGCAGGGACAacagcgacgacagcgacgcgctcTACCAGTCCCGCCGAAGCCGGAGGAAGCatcggcggctgcagcaggacaACTTGAAAATGGGAAGAAGGCAAACGTTATCTGGCACGAAatctctgtctcgctccATGTCGTCTTCCCTTCAGTCGCGCCTGCTCTCTTCAGGTCTCCTTTCCAATCCGCCGGCCTCAGGTGCAGGCAGTGGAGCCGgttctgttttctcttctcttcttcgtctccgctccgagccgctgccgccctttGTGGGGGCTGACGGGCGCCTCGTGACTGCCCAAGGCAACGCTCTTCCCACGCTttcgtcgtctctgtcgtcgctttcctctctttcgACTGATCTGCTTGCGTGCAAAGCCGCGGCAAAGGGATCCCCTTTCAGCTTCGCCGGCCGTGGAGACGGTACGCATGCGTCACCCTTCCGGCGCTTCAGCGACGAAGCGGCACCTGGCCTCTCGGCGAGCTTTGCTGGCGGGGGCGCGGGAAATATGAGAGCCTTTCTACGCCTCCAGAGACAGGCTCTGAGGcggaagagacaggagaTCGATGCGCAACTGGCTCGCGTGGCTACGGATGGGTGTCTCCATTTTGAACTTCTTCCGGACCCGTCTCTTTCTCGACTTCCCTTTTtaccgcgacggcgcctctCAACTTCTACAGGGGGCAACATTACTGTCCTCCAGCTCGCGCGATACGTTGCAACTCAGCTTGCTGAGTGCACTTTGATGGACTCCGACGCGGCGACATATGGCGGGCTTGTCAGTGCCCCTGATACCAAGGCGGCGAGCTCTGATTCATCGTCCTCCAAAGCCTCGACGGGCGCCTCCGTTGTCCCTCCAGGCGCCGGACACTCCTCCGGCATCGCCAGCACAGCAAATGCGATCAGTGGCGGttgcgccgccaccgcgggCGGGAGCGCTCCAGAGgacgctgcctcctcgcggtcttcatcttcttctgcggGTTCTGTGGTCGCCAATcggcgacgagaaggcgatGCTAGCCAGGTCAGAAGAGCAGATGAGAGAGAATCTCCAGTGAACAacggcgcagcgggagcCTCGGTCGCGGCACAGCATCCTCCCTCAGGGGTGAGCGACGGTCTCCAGATTCGGTTCTATACGAAGGAACATCGGAAGCCGTTCAGCCCCAGTGTCACACTGGCGGCCGTCCACCAGTGGTCGCGCGCACTCAGCATGCAGGTACTTGTCCTGTACTACACGACTCGTGCCTATGGTGACGCATCgggcggcgtcctccgcggcacCCGCGGCTACGTCGTCGATGTGTGGGGTCCTGCGCAGAAATCCGAGGCGCCAGTCTCTGCTGGGCGGACGGAGGAGCGGAGCGTCGGGGtgccggcgggcggcgatgTGCACGCAACGAGGAAACGTAGatcttcctccgcggagaccgccGGCGGTGAAGGCGCTGAGGAGACAAAGAGGACCAAGCTTGAGAGCGGAGCAAGACCCGTGAGTGCTACCAGCGATGCaaaaggcgaaggcaggcATATGGCCGCGTTGATTCcgggcgaagaagcggcgacgaagatGGCGAGTGAAGGCACTGATGCTGCTGTAAAGGGACGAGGAGGGAATCTCtacgagggagaggaggcccCGAAGGAGCGCGCTACGGGCTCGGCCGAAGAGCACTCGgacgctggaggaggagagtCAGCGGCAGAGCCGATAGGACGGGTGGCGCCATTGGAAAAAACGTCTGGGGGTGGCCCGGTCAAATCAAGTCCCGAAGCGTCTGGCTCACTCGCAACGGGACAGCCTGTCACTCCAGCCACAGGCGCCGTCACTGTTCAGTCTCGAGACAACCCCGGGGTGTCTCTGATCAGCCATTCTCTTTCCACTTCCACATCTTCGCCGGCTCCTACTCTCTCTTCCGTCTCCCTTTCTGCTTACTCTAGCCCGGCTCCCgtttctgctgcgtctttctgcacaccttcttcttcgtcggttTCTCAGGTCGTTTCCTAG